The Candidatus Palauibacter scopulicola sequence GCCGCGGTCCGCCGGAGCCGCGAGGGTGAGGATCGAGCCCGAGGGCGTCCACTGCAGCATGCGCGAAGGCGCCGATCCCTGGCCCCGAGACGAGGTCCCGATGGAGCTGATCACATGGACATCGCCGGCCGGCGTCACACTGCCGTCGCTCGTGTCGGCGATCCAGACTTCCGTCCGCTCCTCGAGGTGCGCGAGAAAGGCGAGCCGCGACCCGTCCGGCGACCACATGAGGTCGCTCACGTGGATCCCCTCGGGAAGGTCCACGTCGATGTAGGCGCGGTCGCTCAGCGAGTAGAATCGAAAGCCGTACAGGCCGTAGATGTCGAGGTGCCACGGGCGGTCCGTGCGCGCCCGGATCTCGAGCATCGCCAGCCGCAGCGTCTCTTCCCCCACCTCGGCCAGCGTCGAAAGCTCCGTGGAGAGCGGCACGACGAAGTGGTTCCCGTCCGGACTGACGTGGTCCAGCGTCGCGTAGTTGGGGTCGGTCGCGAACAGTTCCTGCACCGTCGCATCGGGCAGGATGTACCCCCGGGGGAGGTCGAGTCCGGCCTTCTCCTCCCCATCCTGAGCGGCCAGCGGCGGAGGCGCGGCGCCTGCCGACGCCAGAGCCAGGACCAGAGCCAGAGCGAAGAGGACGGGAAGACTGCGGAAGATCCTCATCATCGAACTCCCGGGGACGAGGTGGGGATGGGCGAAGGTTCAAAGCTGGACCCCCCCGACGACCCTTCGCAAGCGGGCATGCGCGGCGCGCCCGGCACATTTACGTTGCGGCGGCCCGCAACCCCGGCCGCACCATCGAACCACCCCGACACGGGAGGACAATTGAGCCTTCAGCCGCACTCGCGTCACCGCCGCCTGCCGCCAGGCGTGTATCTGGCCAGCCTCGCCATCTGGCTCGGTTTCGGATGCCAATCGGCCCCCGCGCCGTTGACGGAAGAATATGCCGCGGCGATGCGCGACAGCGTGTCGGCGACGCTCGAGGAGTTCCGGGCCATGGGGGTCGCCGGGGCGTGGGAGGCCGCGGGCGACTTCTATTCGGACTCCCCCGCGTTCCGCTTCTACGAGAACGGGGAGTTGCGCTACGCGTCGGCCGCCGACGTGCGCGCCGCCCTCGCGGACCTCGGTCCGGGGGCGCAGCTCACGACGGAGTACTCGGATACAGACATCGCGCCGCTGGCGCCCGGCCTCGC is a genomic window containing:
- a CDS encoding nuclear transport factor 2 family protein, which produces MRDSVSATLEEFRAMGVAGAWEAAGDFYSDSPAFRFYENGELRYASAADVRAALADLGPGAQLTTEYSDTDIAPLAPGLAQVRSRFESTLRGEDGSEVGYGGAVTMLWVHEPGGWRILSGHSSAPVPRGG